The Enterococcus sp. 7F3_DIV0205 genome has a window encoding:
- a CDS encoding Cof-type HAD-IIB family hydrolase, translating into MIKLIASDMDGTLLDSKMGISKDNVSAIKEAERLGIEFMVATGRAYAEAKPALEEAGIECAMITLNGAKVFDKAGNSLFTAGIEKETANDILDILEANDIYFEVSTNKGIYSEKQEKRIENFASHIATTMPHLTYKVAIAMAAAHLSLLDITYIEDMRSLIQQDDIEVLKIIGFSMEGPKVLAPASVKIRELADLVVTSSAQNNIEVNHKNAQKGIAVAHVAKDRGISEKEVMTIGDNFNDVSMLQWADVSFAMGNAELEVKDHAKYITSTNLENGVGEAILRAIRENL; encoded by the coding sequence ATGATTAAACTGATTGCTTCAGACATGGATGGAACACTACTGGATTCAAAGATGGGTATTTCAAAAGACAATGTTTCTGCTATTAAAGAAGCCGAACGTCTAGGTATCGAATTTATGGTTGCTACAGGAAGAGCATATGCAGAGGCTAAACCTGCGTTAGAAGAAGCTGGAATCGAGTGTGCCATGATTACTTTGAACGGTGCTAAAGTATTTGATAAAGCAGGTAATTCTCTTTTCACTGCTGGTATTGAAAAAGAAACTGCAAATGACATCTTAGATATTTTAGAGGCCAACGACATTTATTTTGAAGTGTCTACCAATAAAGGGATCTATTCTGAAAAACAAGAAAAAAGAATCGAAAACTTTGCTTCACATATTGCAACAACAATGCCCCATTTAACATACAAAGTAGCAATTGCAATGGCTGCAGCTCATTTATCTCTACTAGATATCACTTATATTGAGGATATGCGCTCATTGATTCAACAAGATGACATCGAAGTTTTAAAAATTATTGGTTTCAGCATGGAAGGACCAAAAGTATTGGCTCCAGCAAGTGTTAAAATCAGAGAACTAGCAGATTTAGTTGTTACTTCATCCGCTCAAAACAATATTGAAGTCAACCATAAAAATGCCCAAAAAGGAATCGCAGTCGCTCATGTTGCTAAAGATCGTGGGATTTCTGAAAAGGAAGTCATGACTATCGGCGATAATTTTAATGATGTGAGTATGCTCCAGTGGGCTGATGTCAGTTTTGCAATGGGAAATGCTGAGTTAGAGGTCAAAGATCATGCCAAATACATTACGTCGACAAATCTGGAAAATGGAGTAGGCGAAGCCATCTTACGAGCAATTCGAGAAAACCTATAA
- a CDS encoding LURP-one-related/scramblase family protein produces MSEFFIQEQQLSKVTRTLVKDEDGKSIFLLVGRWGTRGDALSLYTMNGELVASIRQTSFAFGSRFELYKGFEKVGVLRKILNLNADFYYIQHMHWTVLGDIKNHRYSIYQVNHKIMEMSKATLFSGDYFSLVVTNDEDAPLCICVAAVLDYWLYNRKKNQHHKPIIGWGTC; encoded by the coding sequence GTGTCTGAGTTTTTTATACAAGAACAACAATTGAGTAAAGTCACTAGAACCCTTGTCAAAGACGAAGACGGCAAGTCCATTTTCTTACTTGTTGGACGTTGGGGGACGCGTGGCGATGCACTTTCTTTATACACGATGAATGGTGAGTTAGTTGCAAGTATCAGACAAACATCTTTTGCCTTTGGATCACGATTTGAATTATACAAAGGATTTGAAAAAGTTGGCGTTTTAAGAAAAATCCTAAATTTAAATGCTGATTTTTATTATATCCAGCATATGCATTGGACTGTTTTAGGTGATATAAAAAATCATCGCTACTCTATCTACCAGGTCAACCATAAAATTATGGAAATGAGTAAAGCCACTCTTTTTTCTGGTGATTATTTTAGTTTGGTGGTTACAAACGATGAAGATGCTCCATTATGCATTTGTGTTGCTGCTGTGTTGGATTATTGGTTATATAATCGGAAGAAAAATCAACATCATAAACCGATCATAGGTTGGGGAACTTGCTAA
- a CDS encoding GNAT family N-acetyltransferase, whose amino-acid sequence MIRFATKEDGEAIAPLILVILKDMELPLLEIIPEETLLAVLAEAVADPTYRYGYKRGLVYEEDGEVAGIAFGYPNEDEPIIDEPLKKVLRKYNLDEEIRIFIDPETLPNEWYLDSISVNEKHRGSGIGSKLLDALPKMAKRDGKEIIGLSVDKGNPNAKKLYSRKGFKDVAEMMISGHLYDHMQKKISE is encoded by the coding sequence ATGATTCGTTTTGCAACAAAAGAAGACGGAGAGGCTATTGCTCCGTTAATTTTAGTTATTTTAAAAGATATGGAATTACCATTATTAGAAATTATTCCAGAAGAAACACTTTTGGCGGTTTTAGCCGAAGCTGTGGCAGATCCAACTTATCGTTATGGCTATAAACGAGGATTGGTTTATGAAGAAGATGGAGAAGTAGCAGGAATTGCATTTGGCTACCCAAATGAAGATGAGCCTATTATTGATGAGCCGCTAAAAAAAGTTTTACGTAAATACAATTTGGATGAAGAAATCAGAATATTCATTGATCCTGAAACCTTGCCAAATGAATGGTATTTAGATTCGATTTCTGTTAATGAAAAGCATCGTGGATCAGGGATTGGTTCTAAATTATTAGATGCTTTGCCAAAAATGGCTAAAAGAGATGGTAAAGAGATTATTGGGTTGAGTGTGGATAAAGGAAATCCTAATGCTAAAAAATTGTATAGTCGCAAAGGTTTTAAAGATGTTGCTGAGATGATGATCAGTGGTCATCTTTACGATCATATGCAGAAAAAAATCAGCGAATAA
- a CDS encoding 3D domain-containing protein has translation MDSVKVKKLIPFLAAIMLVNVALPIGAAAESLDELKDKEAQTAQAGESLSEDINTALNDVNEKYAEIEKLKVDISKAEETIKNSEAEITVTEQSIARRKEVVGNRMKDVQLSGEQRTWQVLLDAESVSDFFNKAYAMTILQNAEKEKIDRLSKDKEKLSELQETVKNKQEELQTNESKLQDEASAMDEQVVALKQQLSDNQAALQQIASQKQTEEKRISDEKKAAAARKKQAIAEEAQRKADATASSSSSSNSSSSSESSSSSSSSSSEEQPVVTPPSQPDETPNPGGDTGNGGANGRVLYMQSTAYSWREAGSGFITATGIDLRSQSNVIAVDPSVIPLGSFVEVEGYGFAVAGDTGGAINGNIIDVHFPTVDQCLTWGRRNNVKVTIQ, from the coding sequence TCCAATTGGTGCCGCAGCAGAGTCATTAGATGAGCTGAAGGACAAAGAAGCACAGACTGCTCAAGCGGGAGAATCACTTAGCGAAGATATCAATACAGCTTTGAATGATGTTAATGAAAAATACGCTGAAATTGAAAAACTCAAAGTAGATATTTCAAAAGCTGAAGAAACAATCAAGAACTCTGAAGCTGAAATTACAGTGACAGAACAAAGCATTGCACGCCGTAAAGAAGTTGTTGGAAATCGAATGAAAGATGTCCAACTAAGTGGGGAACAACGTACATGGCAAGTATTATTAGATGCTGAAAGTGTATCAGATTTCTTTAATAAAGCGTATGCGATGACTATTTTACAAAATGCAGAAAAAGAAAAAATAGATCGACTTTCTAAAGATAAAGAAAAATTGTCTGAACTTCAAGAAACTGTAAAGAATAAACAAGAAGAATTACAAACCAACGAATCAAAATTACAGGATGAAGCATCAGCGATGGATGAACAAGTTGTAGCTTTAAAACAGCAATTATCTGATAATCAAGCAGCATTGCAACAAATTGCTAGCCAAAAACAAACAGAAGAAAAACGCATCAGTGATGAGAAGAAAGCCGCTGCAGCTCGTAAAAAACAAGCTATTGCGGAAGAAGCTCAAAGAAAAGCTGACGCTACTGCTTCTTCAAGTTCAAGTAGCAATTCATCATCAAGTAGTGAGTCAAGTAGCAGCTCTTCAAGTTCTAGCAGTGAAGAACAACCTGTTGTTACACCACCATCACAACCAGACGAAACACCAAATCCTGGTGGAGATACTGGTAATGGAGGCGCTAATGGCCGGGTACTTTACATGCAGTCAACGGCGTATTCATGGAGAGAAGCTGGTTCTGGTTTCATCACAGCAACTGGAATTGATCTTCGTTCACAAAGTAATGTGATCGCAGTTGATCCGAGTGTGATCCCGCTAGGATCATTTGTTGAAGTAGAAGGATACGGATTTGCGGTTGCTGGAGATACTGGTGGCGCAATCAATGGCAACATCATTGATGTACATTTCCCGACAGTTGACCAATGTTTGACTTGGGGACGCAGAAATAATGTTAAAGTTACAATCCAATAA